atgtatttttcaattaattgaAGGAAGGACGATGACGACGATGAAGAAGTCACCGCCAATCCAGGCGCGCCACGTCATCAGGTTGAGCTGGAAGCTGGTGATCGTCCTCTCTGTCGCGCTTTGCGTATGGGCCTTGTTCCGGCTCCACTCGCAGCCCgacctcttctcctcctctccGTCTTCGTTGGTCGTAGCGAGATCTCGAATTTCCCGCCACGGCAGAAGCTTCACCGGCACTCCGAAGATCGCGTTCCTTTTCCTCGCCCGCCGTAGCCTCCCGCTCGATTTTCTCTGGGGCAGCTTCTTCGAGGTTTAATCTCTTTacttttgtacaatttttttggtttttccgTCTCAGTTTTCTTGGACTTTCTCGGGAAAGTGATCGAGAGTTGTGTGTGAATTTCGCAGAATGCTGAAGCGCCGAATTTTTCGATTTACATTCACTCGGCGCCTGGTTTTGTGTTCGATGAGTCGACGACGCGGTCTCATTTCTTTTACGGCCGTCAATTGACGAATAGCATACAGGTAGTTGCTCGTTTagcttctgtttggttgctgagaaaatgaaaCGGAAAAAGTATTAATTTTGAAGTTCGTTctgtcagtttttttttaaataaaaattgcaaaaagttcgaaactttctttgtttcttcatGTTCCCTGTTTGTCTGCTCGGAAAATGAAGGgaattaaaaaggaaattaaGGCAGTCTAAAGAGTTGGTAATCAATTCTGTGATGTGATAGTTGGCTTATAGATTATAACATtcaataatcaaaattttagaCAAAATACTGctcaaatattttcaaaatgATCCAAATTTAGTTCGAAGGAATTATTTGCTTCGATATCAGGTTTTTGCAATGTAGTTTGGTTGCCTACTTATGCTGAATCCGAACTGGTGGTCACACAATGCAGGTGGGTTGGGGAGAATCGAGTATGATCGAAGCGGAGAGGCTGTTGTTCGCAACAGCTCTTGAGGATCCTGCGAATCAAAGATTTGTACTCCTTTCTGATAGGTTAATATTCTTGGCGTAATTGTATGACCGTTTTTCCATTTGCAGAAGAGGAGTTTTATGTGGTGCACTACCTATCTAACTTACTTGCACCGCAGTTGTGTTCCTCTGTACAACTTCAGCTATGTATACGGTTACATGATGGCTTCTCGCAGGAGTTTTGTGGACAGGTAGATGCAGGGGCTTTCACTTTTGAGGTGCTAAGCACTGATATGTTGTTGATGGTTAAATATCTGTTAGCAAAGTTTCACATGTAATTTCAAGTTCTGAGTTGAGAAATCTTAAGTGTCTTATGCAGTCTGTTTATGTTGTAGCTTTCTTGACGTAAAGGAGGGCCGCTACAATCCTAAAATGTCACCTTAcataccaaaagaaaaatggcGAAAAGGATCCCAGGTCATTATCTGTTTTAAACTTTCATATGAAAATGGCAAAAAGTACCTCTTTTTGGGATACAGAGTCCTTTGTTAAGTCAAGTCAGTCGTCTTCAACAGTGCTTCACTTGTTTAGCTATCATCGTAATCATCATCATGATTATGAGTATTGCTCTGTCTGTGGTTAGTAGGGATTCTCATTTATAGTATTATGTGACATGCATTCATGACTATGCTCTAATTTGAATTGGTTGGGCAATTTCAGTGGATTGCTTTGGTACGAAGCCATGCAGAAGTCCTTGTGGACGACGATGTTGTTCTTCCAGTGTTCAAAAGTTTTTG
This genomic stretch from Pyrus communis chromosome 2, drPyrComm1.1, whole genome shotgun sequence harbors:
- the LOC137725666 gene encoding glycosyltransferase BC10-like is translated as MTTMKKSPPIQARHVIRLSWKLVIVLSVALCVWALFRLHSQPDLFSSSPSSLVVARSRISRHGRSFTGTPKIAFLFLARRSLPLDFLWGSFFENAEAPNFSIYIHSAPGFVFDESTTRSHFFYGRQLTNSIQVGWGESSMIEAERLLFATALEDPANQRFVLLSDSCVPLYNFSYVYGYMMASRRSFVDSFLDVKEGRYNPKMSPYIPKEKWRKGSQWIALVRSHAEVLVDDDVVLPVFKSFCKRRPPVDARKGKLNLKLQKQHNCIPDEHYVQTVFAMSELEGELERRTLTYSLWNNSAATKTESKGWHPMTFNHANAAPKKIKEIKDINHVYYETEYRTEWCRVNSTYVPCFLFARKFSPGAAMRLLSGGVVGQFDTSALLNPPP